The Etheostoma spectabile isolate EspeVRDwgs_2016 chromosome 1, UIUC_Espe_1.0, whole genome shotgun sequence genome has a segment encoding these proteins:
- the cdhr5a gene encoding cadherin-related family member 5 encodes MELKSKSKPVNVLLGCIVVVVCFCTVCPAERLCTVPPGPVAVPENNTADVEVVKILSGSDVTLTVTVNPEDLFYLKGNALMVKKGLDYESFHSAALVVWVQCSRDGSKSVSESVEVLVENVNDNPPNFAQSHYVLDVNELLPVNSSVGLIEASDVDSEPLYYRLEPATDKYFRLENINTPKIIVKSILDYDVVQKISLVLHVQDTLEGSASDKPFFTSVATITVHVKDVDNRPPWFQPCLRTNLGIAKLCVSTGYRGKVNLTEKEEGPLLLEPGPVFAKDGDKNRSEQISYRILRGNEGNIFQIDEETGNISMAKAADIVGPITLTVLASQVTNRDQFAVTQVTINVMKKSRNPPRFERERYEGFIYSNSIPESMILRDRSTNRPFRVRAQDEDFAAGANPDVKYEVQYSSYVNVTSDGFVILKRVVKTESFALQLRAVDTSTGEFGTAALSVQVIPAVAIPSPSNVGYRPGDMALLGLVMAALLVLCLIVIGFLISRLWKGNASMDKICECLGPCLKSDQPRSGHRDSLQYTNDGFQNEGDASRGGGRRWTNVLPRRSTFPQAQGRIIPMERRNRHCSSCGVYTNHVPKGSPSVRPSRKGRGNGDEYSRRSILAKQRRKEGQKTVWFKEIEDSSDIEVEIIPDTVGRVEEETEEELDMEGVVRDPAAPLRESDGGQESQSAEPSEERDRENTSSEKEKGGQEQEG; translated from the exons ATGGAACTGAAATCGAAGAGCAAACCTGTGAACGTTCTCCTCGGATGCATCGTTGTCGTCGTCTGCTTTTGTACAGTTTGTCCGGCTGAAAGAC tCTGCACGGTTCCTCCGGGCCCTGTGGCGGTGCCAGAAAACAACACGGCCGACGTCGAGGTGGTAAAAATCCTCTCCGGGAGTGATGTGACGCTGACCGTTACCGTCAACCCTGAAGACCTGTTCTACCTGAAAGGGAACGCCTTGATGGTAAAGAAAGGACTCGACTATGAG tcGTTCCACAGTGCAGCTCTGGTGGTGTGGGTGCAGTGCAGCAGAGACGGCTCCAAATCC GTGAGCGAGTCTGTTGAAGTTCTGGTTGAAAACGTGAACGATAACCCTCCAAACTTTGCACAAAGCCACTACGTACTGGACGTGAATGAG CTCCTTCCTGTCAACTCCAGCGTGGGACTGATAGAAGCATCAGATGTTGATTCAGAGCCGCTGTACTATCGCTTAGAGCCCGCAACA GACAAATATTTCCGCCTAGAAAACATCAACACCCCAAAGATAATTGTGAAAAGCATCCTGGACTACGATGTTGTTCAGAAGATCTCTCTGGTTCTCCACGTGCAG GACACGCTGGAGGGTTCGGCCTCCGACAAGCCCTTCTTCACATCCGTGGCCACCATCACGGTGCACGTGAAGGACGTTGACAACAGGCCTCCGTGGTTTCAGCCATGTCTGAGGACCAACTTGGGAATCGCCAAACTGTGTGTGAGCACCGGCTACAGAGGCAAAGTCAACCTCACCGAGAAGGAG GAAGGGCCGTTGTTGCTGGAGCCCGGACCAGTGTTCGCCAAGGACGGAGACAAGAACCGGAGCGAGCAGATCAGCTACCGAATCCTCCGAG GGAATGAGGGAAATATATTCCAGATTGATGAGGAAACGGGGAACATCTCCATGGCTAAGGCTGCTGATATTGTCGGCCCAATAACTCTCACTGTTCTG GCGTCACAGGTGACCAACAGGGATCAGTTCGCGGTGACGCAGGTGACCATCAACGTGATGAAGAAGAGCAGGAACCCTCCTCGCTTTGAGAGGGAGCGATACGAAGGATTTATCTACAGCAACTCGATCCCTGAGAGCATGATTCTCCGAGACCGAAGCACCAACCGGCCCTTCAGGGTCCGGGCTCAGGACGAGGACTTTGCCGCC GGTGCAAATCCAGATGTGAAGTATGAGGTTCAGTACAGCAGCTATGTCAACGTCACCTCGGACGGGTTTGTGATCCTGAAGAGAGTCGTTAAGACGGAGTCTTTCGCGCTTCAG CTCAGAGCCGTGGACACGTCAACGGGGGAGTTTGGAACAGCTGCCCTCTCTGTTCAGGTCATCCCAG CCGTGGCCATCCCTTCCCCCTCAAACGTCGGCTATCGTCCTGGCGACATGGCGCTTCTGGGTCTGGTCATGGCGGCTCTGCTGGTCCTCTGCCTCAttgtgattggcttcttgattTCCCGCTTGTGGAAGGGAAATGCCAGCATGGACAAAATATGTGAG TGCCTGGGCCCCTGTCTGAAGTCGGACCAGCCGCGGTCCGGCCACAGGGACTCCCTGCAGTACACCAACGATGGCTTCCAGAATGAGGGCGACGCGAGCCGCGGGGGCGGCAGACGCTGGACCAACGTTCTCCCCAGACGGAGCACCTTCCCCCAGGCACAAGGCCGGATCATCCCCATGGAGAGGCGGAACCGCCACTGCTCCTCCTGTGGCGTCTACACCAACCACGTCCCCAAGGGGAGCCCCTCGGTGAGACCGTCCCGGAAGGGCAGAGGCAACGGGGACGAGTACAGCCGGAGGTCCATCCTGGCCaagcagaggaggaaagagggcCAGAAGACGGTGTGGTTCAAGGAGATCGAGGACTCGTCTGACATCGAGGTGGAGATTATCCCAGACACTGTAGGTCGGGTGgaggaggagacggaggaggagcTGGATATGGAGGGGGTTGTCAGAGACCCGGCTGCCCCTCTGAGAGAGTCCGACGGAGGGCAGGAGAGCCAAAGCGCGGAGCCTAGTGAGGAGCGGGATCGTGAAAATACCAGctcagaaaaagagaagggagGCCAGGAGCAGGAGGGCTGA